The Vicia villosa cultivar HV-30 ecotype Madison, WI linkage group LG1, Vvil1.0, whole genome shotgun sequence genome includes a region encoding these proteins:
- the LOC131644549 gene encoding glutathione S-transferase L3-like, which translates to MATVTVRPPALTSTSEPPPIFDGTTRLYISYTCPFAQRAWITRNYKGLQDKIELVPIDLQNRPAWYKEKLYPENKVPSLEHNGKVLGESLDLVKYLDANFEGTPLSPNDPAKKEFAEQLLSHVDTFVKDLFGSFKGDTVQQASSAVDYLENALGKFDDGPFLLGQFSLVDIAYVPFVERFHIVLAELFKYNITEGRPKLATWIEELNKIDAYTQTKVDPQTLVDSYKKKFLLQQ; encoded by the exons atggcCACTGT CACCGTTCGTCCTCCCGCGCTTACTTCAACTTCGGAGCCACCTCCGATTTTTGATGGAACCACCAG GTTGTACATCAGTTATACTTGCCCCTTTGCACAACGTGCATGGATCACTAGGAACTACAag GGACTACAAGACAAGATTGAGTTGGTTCCTATTGACCTTCAAAACAGGCCTGCATGGTATAAGGAAAAACTATACCCTGAGAACAAG GTGCCATCTTTGGAGCACAATGGCAAGGTATTGGGAGAAAGTCTTGATTTAGTCAAATATCTTGATGCCAACTTTGAAGGAACACCTCTCTCTCCCAAT GATCCTGCCAAGAAAGAGTTTGCTGAGCAGTTGTTATCTCATGTCGATACCTTTGTCAAAGACTTGTTTGGCTCATTCAAAGGGGATACTGTGCAACAAGCCA GTTCTGCTGTTGATTACTTGGAGAATGCCCTTGGTAAATTTGATGATGGCCCATTCCTTCTTGGTCAATTCAGCTTG GTGGATATTGCATATGTTCCGTTCGTAGAAAGATTCCATATTGTCCTTGCTGAGTTGTTCAAGTATAACATCACTGAAGGAAGACCAAAGCTTGCAACATGGATTGAG GAGCTTAACAAGATTGATGCTTATACACAGACAAAAGTGGATCCTCAAACACTTGTTGATAGTTACAAGAAAAAATTTCTG CTTCAACAGTGA